One genomic region from Colletotrichum lupini chromosome 7, complete sequence encodes:
- a CDS encoding ZIP Zinc transporter encodes MGDIGATGVWPRDAASWASIPTEFLLAELSKRHGPPVTNAEAAAAEATKPQCGSSRKESYDTALHIGALILILALSTISCGIPLLPRRTSKGRPQSIILFYCQHFGTGVLLATSFVHLLPTAFTSLTDPCLPFVFNKGYPQMAGLIAMVAALSVVALESYLATRGAGHSHSHSHEYEYWDDEEGTGHSAANTHAAGSLASHRHGSHRPEDISLDNMDSTQGLMAGASPLPSSTPTRAKANDSLANGRDSFDDDESDIDLDVDELDPTPADEPRRRSSPGIRPKITVTPGAPQIVTEEEQSKLLRQCLLLEGGILFHSVFIGMAISVATGPTFIVFLIAISFHQTFEGLALGSRIAAIQLPRSSARPWLMVLAFGGTTPLGQLIGLIVHNLYDPMSQTGLLMVGFMNAISAGLLLFAGLVQLLAEDFLSEKSYKILQGRKRLNAYMAVVGGASLMAIVGAFA; translated from the exons ATGGGTGATATAGGAGCCACGGGAGTTTGGCCGAGAG ATGCCGCTTCCTGGGCCTCGATACCGACTGAATTCCTCCTCGCCGAGCTATCCAAGCGACATGGACCTCCAGTCACGAATGCCGAAGCTGCTGCGGCAGAAGCAACGAAGCCACAATGCGGTTCATCTAGAAAGGAGTCCTACGATACCGCGCTGCATATTGGCGCGCTGATCTTGATATTGGCGCTGAGTACAATCT CATGCGGAATTCCACTACTCCCCAGAAGAACCTCCAAAGGCCGACCGCAGAGCATAATTCTCTTCTACTGCCAGCACTTCGGCACCGGCGTTCTCCTCGCAACGTCCTTCGTCCACCTCCTCCCGACCGCCTTCACCTCACTCACCGACCCGTGTCTCCCGTTCGTCTTCAACAAAGGCTACCCCCAGATGGCAGGCTTGATCGCTATGGTGGCAGCACTCTCCGTCGTCGCGCTCGAGTCCTACCTAGCCACCCGCGGGGCCGGTCACTCCCACTCCCATTCACACGAGTACGAGTACTGGGACGACGAAGAGGGCACCGGGCATTCTGCAGCAAACACGCATGCCGCAGGAAGCTTGGCGTCGCACAGACACGGCTCTCACCGGCCGGAAGACATCAGCCTCGATAACATGGATTCTACTCAGGGGCTCATGGCCGGCGCATCGCCTTTGCCGAGCTCGACGCCGACGCGTGCGAAAGCGAACGATAGCCTTGCCAACGGTCGAGATAGctttgacgacgacgaatcGGACATTGACCTCGACGTCGATGAGTTGGACCCAACCCCGGCCGACGAGCCCAGACGGCGGAGCTCACCCGGCATCCGTCCAAAGATTACAGTTACCCCCGGCGCACCCCAGATCGTCACGGAAGAGGAGCAGAGCAAGCTTCTCCGCCAATGTCTGCTACTAGAAGGAGGCATTCTCTTCCACAGCGTCTTCATCGGCATGGCCATTTCGGTCGCGACGGGCCCGACCTTCATCGTCTTCCTCATCGCCATCAGCTTCCACCAGACATTCGAGGGACTCGCACTCGGCAGCCGAATCGCCGCCATCCAACTACCCCGGTCCTCGGCGCGGCCATGGCTCATGGTTCTCGCGTTCGGAGGCACGACGCCGCTCGGTCAGCTCATTGGTCTCATTGTGCATAATCTGTACGACCCCATGAGCCAGACCGGGTTGCTGATGGTTGGATTCATGAACGCCATCTCGGCTGGGTTGCTCCTCTTTGCTGGACTGGTCCAGCTGCTAGCCGAAGATTTCCTCTCAGAGAAGAGCTACAAGATTCTACAGGGGCGGAAACGGCTGAATGCCTACATGGCTGTGGTTGGCGGAGCATCACTCATGGCCATTGTCGGAGCGTTTGCCTAG